The Chloroflexota bacterium genome window below encodes:
- a CDS encoding branched-chain amino acid ABC transporter permease, translating to MYARVIERIMDGAIAGVLWGFRIGVVLLVVVGSALTIGSGRHSAETWLALVVSGVVVGSIYALIALGYTMVYGILRLINFAHGEIFMAGTFGGYFVATLLAGIGFLNLNPLTSIISVVVMLAGAMVVSVTLALLVERIAYRPLRNAPRLVPLISAIGASFFLQYMFRGFFGPGIYAYPTVSILDAQVPLGLEGFRMKWIDVLVIVSALVMMAGLFFFTQRTRAGTAIRAVSEDKATAALMGIDVNRAIVMTFAIGAAMAGAAGVLYGLIFRQVYFFTGFVPGIKAFTAAVLGGIGNIPGAMLGGIFLGQVEGVGPTLFLSGLGVPSPNQLRDVIAFTMLVLVLIFRPSGILGERVAHRA from the coding sequence ATGTACGCCAGGGTCATCGAGCGGATCATGGACGGCGCCATCGCGGGCGTCCTGTGGGGATTCCGCATCGGCGTCGTTCTCCTCGTCGTCGTGGGTTCGGCCCTGACGATCGGGAGCGGGCGGCACTCCGCAGAGACCTGGCTCGCCCTCGTCGTGAGCGGCGTGGTGGTGGGCAGCATCTACGCGCTCATCGCCCTCGGCTACACGATGGTCTACGGCATCCTGCGACTGATCAACTTTGCGCACGGCGAGATCTTCATGGCCGGCACCTTCGGCGGCTACTTCGTTGCCACGTTGCTGGCCGGCATCGGTTTCCTGAACCTCAACCCCCTGACTTCCATCATCTCGGTCGTGGTCATGCTGGCCGGGGCCATGGTGGTCTCGGTGACGCTCGCCCTGCTGGTGGAGCGGATCGCCTATCGACCGCTCCGGAACGCCCCCCGCCTGGTGCCGCTGATCAGCGCCATCGGGGCGTCATTCTTCCTCCAGTACATGTTTCGCGGGTTCTTCGGACCCGGCATCTATGCGTACCCGACGGTGAGCATCCTCGATGCGCAGGTGCCCTTGGGCCTGGAGGGGTTCCGCATGAAGTGGATCGACGTGCTCGTCATCGTGTCCGCGTTGGTCATGATGGCCGGCCTTTTCTTCTTCACACAGCGGACGAGGGCCGGCACCGCAATCCGGGCTGTCTCCGAGGACAAGGCGACCGCCGCATTGATGGGGATCGACGTCAACCGGGCCATCGTGATGACGTTTGCGATCGGGGCCGCCATGGCGGGGGCGGCCGGTGTGCTGTACGGCCTGATCTTCCGCCAGGTTTACTTCTTCACCGGATTCGTGCCCGGCATCAAGGCATTCACCGCGGCGGTGCTCGGCGGGATCGGAAACATCCCCGGCGCCATGCTTGGCGGAATCTTCCTCGGCCAGGTCGAGGGGGTCGGCCCAACGCTGTTCCTTAGTGGTCTCGGCGTCCCGTCGCCCAACCAGCTCAGGGATGTGATTGCCTTCACCATGCTGGTCCTGGTGCTCATCTTCCGTCCGTCGGGGATCCTGGGCGAACGCGTCGCGCACCGAGCCTGA
- a CDS encoding branched-chain amino acid ABC transporter substrate-binding protein, which yields MRNTFRWSAVLTGMLLVLAACQPASSPGESTAESAAESAAASLDAAAVCAADELGCVEIPSGEPLHIVYWGVLSGADATLGEDSKRGVEIAIADIDNTLLGHDIQFTTEDGLCTPEGGATAAQKLAADTTIAGLIGPNCTDESLGGMQTLFDAGMTTVSSSATRAGLTVPDRPEEYAAFLRTAHSDYFQGRMVAEYLYNELGLTKLATVHDGSGYAEALAEVARTHFEELGGTITTDGSQAIAKTDTDMSAVLTAIAADPPDAIFFPVFIAGAGFLTDQAKDTPGLEDVVLMSADGTFSPDYIKAAGPAAVGQLISSPDTSQFTAAYQDFLAKHRAAYGGEPLSIFHAHAYDAATLVFAALEKVAVVGADGATFIPRTAYRDALYASTGVEGLTGPLNCNASGDCGAPILAVYEVTEREVQTPPVWPPEAPIWAPEPDFYTK from the coding sequence ATGCGAAATACCTTCCGATGGAGCGCTGTCCTGACGGGCATGCTCCTCGTTCTTGCGGCGTGTCAACCCGCCAGCAGCCCCGGGGAGAGCACTGCCGAAAGCGCTGCGGAAAGCGCTGCGGCGAGCCTCGACGCGGCCGCGGTCTGCGCAGCCGATGAGCTGGGCTGCGTTGAGATCCCGAGCGGCGAGCCGCTCCATATCGTGTACTGGGGAGTCCTGTCGGGCGCGGATGCCACCCTCGGCGAAGACTCCAAGCGCGGCGTGGAGATCGCTATCGCCGATATCGACAATACGCTGCTCGGCCATGACATCCAGTTCACCACCGAGGACGGCCTGTGCACCCCGGAGGGTGGCGCGACCGCGGCCCAGAAGCTGGCCGCTGACACCACCATTGCCGGACTCATCGGCCCGAACTGCACCGACGAGTCGCTCGGCGGCATGCAGACCCTGTTCGACGCCGGCATGACCACGGTCTCGTCGTCGGCAACCCGCGCCGGGCTGACTGTCCCGGATCGGCCCGAAGAGTACGCGGCCTTCCTGCGCACCGCCCACAGCGACTACTTCCAGGGCAGGATGGTGGCTGAGTACCTGTACAACGAGCTCGGCCTCACGAAGCTTGCGACCGTCCACGACGGCAGCGGCTACGCGGAGGCGCTGGCGGAGGTCGCGAGGACCCACTTCGAGGAGCTGGGCGGTACGATCACCACCGACGGAAGCCAGGCCATCGCCAAGACGGATACGGACATGAGCGCTGTGCTCACTGCGATCGCCGCAGACCCGCCGGACGCGATCTTCTTCCCGGTCTTCATTGCCGGAGCCGGGTTCCTCACTGACCAGGCGAAGGACACCCCCGGCCTCGAGGACGTCGTCCTGATGTCCGCAGACGGGACCTTCTCCCCCGACTACATCAAGGCCGCTGGCCCTGCAGCAGTTGGGCAGCTGATCTCGAGCCCTGACACGTCGCAGTTCACGGCTGCCTACCAGGACTTCCTGGCGAAGCACCGCGCGGCGTACGGCGGCGAGCCGCTCAGCATCTTCCACGCACACGCCTATGACGCGGCGACACTCGTGTTCGCAGCGCTCGAGAAGGTGGCTGTGGTCGGGGCTGACGGGGCGACCTTCATCCCCAGAACTGCGTACCGCGACGCGCTGTACGCAAGCACGGGCGTCGAGGGCCTGACCGGCCCGCTCAACTGCAACGCCTCTGGCGACTGCGGCGCGCCCATCCTCGCTGTCTACGAAGTCACCGAGCGAGAGGTCCAGACGCCGCCTGTTTGGCCGCCCGAGGCACCCATCTGGGCGCCGGAGCCGGACTTCTATACGAAGTAG
- a CDS encoding GNAT family N-acetyltransferase codes for MEYHVRSARLTDVDAAIRILMRDPADPDQQRQDTDRLRNLLFVPSATVVVAEAERRVIGIGVLSIRPSVRSGPFIGVIDELGVATETGRSGSAAPAADAAQLKGLGDSILEHLVTSARNKGCTRVDVTDPLATAEPALLKRAGFARRGALLSRAAG; via the coding sequence GTGGAGTATCACGTCCGCAGCGCCCGCCTGACCGATGTCGACGCCGCGATCCGCATCCTGATGCGCGATCCGGCCGATCCCGACCAGCAGCGCCAGGACACCGATCGGCTTCGCAACCTGCTCTTCGTTCCGTCGGCCACCGTGGTCGTCGCCGAGGCAGAGCGCCGGGTGATCGGCATCGGGGTCCTCTCGATCCGGCCCTCGGTCCGCTCGGGTCCGTTCATCGGCGTCATCGATGAGCTCGGAGTGGCCACCGAAACGGGTCGGTCGGGGAGCGCCGCGCCGGCCGCAGACGCCGCGCAGCTCAAGGGGTTGGGTGACTCGATTCTCGAGCACCTGGTCACCTCGGCGCGCAATAAGGGTTGTACGCGCGTGGATGTCACCGATCCTCTCGCCACCGCCGAGCCGGCGCTGCTGAAGCGCGCCGGGTTCGCGAGACGAGGGGCGCTGCTGAGCCGCGCCGCCGGCTGA